From Solea senegalensis isolate Sse05_10M linkage group LG7, IFAPA_SoseM_1, whole genome shotgun sequence, a single genomic window includes:
- the ankrd11 gene encoding ankyrin repeat domain-containing protein 11 isoform X2 — protein MPKGGGSKTPQLDHFPLNTDMVEKQGGKKDKVLSNKTPKLDRSDGVKEMKEKAPKRKLPFTTGANGDQKDSDSEKPGPERKRIKKEPTNTRKAGLPFGMGMPGIRAGYPLSERQQVALLMQMTAEESVNSPDTTPKHQSQSSMGQKGTPNSASKTKDKVNKRNERGETRLHRAAIRGEVRRIKELISEGADVNVKDFAGWTALHEACNRGYYDVAKQLLAAGAEVNTKGLDDDTPLHDASNNGHFKVVKLLLRYGGDPCQSNRRGETPLKVANSPTMLNLLLGKGTYTSSEESSSESSEEEDAPSFAPSSSVDGNNTDSEFEKGLKLKGKPIEPPKSAVTPVKDEYEFDEDDEEERVPPVDDKHLLKKDFRKDQIAKAANSANSFISIPKMEVKTYSKSNSLTPKKTVRRIISDSNSSDEDDRTLCFTPAPTPRQQAQQTNTKARDSGSMSSKQQKDKNKVKKKRKKESKNNASKEVRFGKINDKFCTSDSDCGDMESEDDKGSNSMKDSSAASLKESSGFNASSSSSHGNLNSQKQAQSLAEQHPKQWRTDGWKTVSSPTWSDVSSLSDSVRTRLSSESDYSSADSSVESIKQVKRKAQESKKKNNNVHSNAVDKKNSELFKNSSVDSAVSKTDVDGKVLKKHKVKHKHKNKEKDKTPSLVLNQDMNEKFVKSYSFDFDDSRQKSLIVESESPAESKVKLSKHDKDHSKKEDRILKSKSEEKDWSSGKDQHRTTKEEKNKKTKDSTKDKTSKEEREKPAKSEKERNLKEKEKPKEDKQKAHKEEKKKKSKEKSSSKADRKSEQKEEKHLKVDKEKNTKEEKEKSKKDKAQKDDADYESYDVNNRFLNLEDTKLSASDDHHDRWGSEMSSDSSLYEDSWDAPIKEYKEYKANNSVKLIVETVKEETRRKENKVKDKKSDHSEKRSEKEATSRKKDKDSSEKTNEKKKDWSEKQKLNSSHSVEKEKKRKESTDGVKDKKDKDSLDSSRDRKDSHESLKERKDIKIKQESTRDEYGNDAFFKDIDASKSCDIRERNHSGKEKEKKGEGTEKREKIKADKHKDKTRDRGVDQEKEKSEKSSTEKLAKEKDTDRATKDKKEGAKDKHKESHGKEKDRKMSSELTKDKKEKCSQDKHADREKDFLEIKKEERKPEKIREKTWYKIADIFTDESDDDDDSYNSGVLVSDSVRKDSTPDQDELDHFPSEKSRKSSLETKHNTEKAKDKEHKEKKKEKATFDTGKERKGSLEKHNKDKKDCVDAKHKERKDRMSVDSNQDKKNKQKLLDKRDTSEEKTKSKYKDKLDHSKERKPSKGSGENEKSLLEKLEEEAMNDYKDDSNDKNSEISSDSFTDRGHEPVLTSSYYESISLADVSEDRRDSLSISTPQDKFREKERHRHSSSSSSKKSHDKDKEKVKKEKGDKRDKTEEIRESYSRRESLPFEKEPMPLEADPYTFPYGGKGDGEDDFEKTLEFEKEMSKKDKDKGSGVISDRMKDKKKKEKHKEKIKEEKNKYLDGFGSFKHSKEDVKSGLKDSPQITVLKDRSKEDSPKFEMKKERNRDTLDKDNRMDQIKSKTKDENEKLSQSKDTGRKDNRPREKLLVDDDYQMTSFGQMLSLKDQEIEEKHKRHKERMKQMEKLRPKSGDPKLKDKTKSTEEVRKNRSELSSKKSNSLESGLKEKKLKDVGLPPQMMSPGRKFQPPDSQNSKDWLGSHQMKEHLPASPRPDQNRPTGVPTPTSVISCPSFEEVMQTPRTPSCSAEDYPDIMLDGLDCQNSSAMTMSMNACSPSFFERYSNPQSFQEGTCPTPAKNLQLPLVSRSASSDVRRPLEDEFKAEADKFLRQQQTDPEVDFDPSSSQTLEDKSATIDRLECLSTHYFSPIGMLSPRLEPAHPTPDVAAPAVTGPEGNEHLPESVYSYLPKPSTPVHRPDPQEPCFDIAAPPTPAPAALPPLDIDDISEPHHSEPNLVLSDLPSVTEEQEQEDEDDEEEEEDEEDEEEEEEEEEEEEGDMDERGDGDHCVVEEPEQTRDPCPFSPQVEDPLRKSWPAESPDRHDSEVHQLSPTQTGPNQGEDCYEHSMGWNPDMDLKSPNRTYGEIEAAVSKITSPYSHSDSDMQHSVHPSITPPYATWNRWPKEDPEDFDEQKEAVADIPSSPERHDTTMDGEPNYLNTSSSSNRLESFFQECNKPSIDDSHQIDTEPTCVEPDNRQTPHSFSDTTEGHLVPPVGPEPVVPWADPFSADADELDDLGPFSLPDLPLPDKSEEAEPRDPELVDHTKIVPSHIRHSITDREDPDIMEVDLPSLAKTPCPAADLSLGEPTGQDLVVPSPHDNFQQDLDVEPQSVPVNSALSLIQQQERQEPYGGPDELESNILYSSVKSDASQQHHIQIHSFTESLQLPLDSVSTLKPEVRQEEMPEPAAEPVPCSPLPQPPVAVNLPSTVELPDTQETTSKLTPVTLTTVSTVIDMPKKVDEIPQRITRNRAKNNPPTVVVPSTSSIITSSATATPVTTSPTASITLIPTRTPTPTSGSSFSTLKKDKESLLHVSSTATNTVSAVSVPASVTTSATVVLSRTTKGRPLQVDDDESQTQHPRKRKFARSAGQHVQVQLVNTAMQQTREMIQQTLAVVVNAIKLDDIEPYHSDRSNPYFEYLQIRKKIEEKRKILCYITPQAPQCYAEYVTYTGSYLLDGKPLSKLHIPVIAPPPSLSEPLKELFRQQEAVRGKLRLQHSIEREKLIVSCEQEVLRVHCRAARTIANQAVPFSACTMLLDSEVYNMPSESQGDENKSVRDRFNARQFISWIQDVDDKYDRMKTCLLMRQQHEAAALNAVQRMEWQLKVQELDPAGHKSLCVNEVPSFYVPMVDVNDDFVLLPA, from the exons ATGCCCAAAGGTGGGGGTTCTAAAACCCCCCAGCTGGACCACTTCCCACTCAACACCGACATGGTGGAAAAGCAGGGTGGGAAGAAG GATAAAGTGTTGTCAAACAAGACACCCAAATTGGATCGCAGTGATGGCGtcaaagagatgaaagaaaaggCCCCTAAAAGGAAGCTGCCCTTTACTACTGGAGCTAATGGAGACCAGAAAGATTCTGACTCAG AGAAACCAGGTCCAGAACGGAAGCGCATTAAAAAGGAGCCCACCAACACTCGGAAGGCGGGCTTGCCGTTTGGGATGGGGATGCCAGGGATCCGGGCCGGGTACCCCCTCTCTGAACGGCAGCAGGTGGCCTTGCTCATGCAAATGACAGCTGAGGAGTCCGTCAACAGTCCAG ATACAACACCAAAGCATCAGTCACAGTCCAGTATGGGTCAGAAGGGAACACCAAACTCTGCATCTAAAACCAAAGACAAAGTAAATAAACGaaatgagagaggagagactcGGCTGCACAGAGCAGCGATCCGTGGAGAGGTACGCCGCATCAAGGAGCTCATCAGCGAGGGAGCTGATGTGAATGTAAAAGACTTTGCAG GCTGGACTGCATTGCATGAAGCGTGCAATAGGGGCTATTATGATGTGGCCAAGCAGCTGCTGGCAGCCGGGGCAGAGGTCAACACCAAGGGTCTGGATGATGACACCCCTTTACACGATGCATCCAATAATGGACATTTCAAG GTGGTTAAGCTGCTGTTGCGGTATGGAGGGGACCCATGTCAAAGCAACAGGAGAGGTGAAACACCACTGAAGGTTGCCAACTCTCCAACGATGTTAAATCTGTTGCTGGGGAAAGGCACTTACACTTCAAGTGAAGAAAGTTCATCAG AATCTTCAGAGGAAGAAGATGCCCCCTCATTTGCACCGTCCAGCTCTGTCGATGGCAATAACACAGACTCAGAGTTTGAGAAAGGCCTGAAATTGAAAGGGAAACCCATAGAGCCTCCTAAATCTGCTGTCACACCAGTCAAAGATGAATACGAATTTGACGAGGACGATGAGGAGGAACGTGTCCCCCCTGTGGACGATAAACACCTTTTGAAAAAGGATTTCCGTAAGGACCAGATCGCCAAGGCAGCCAACAGCGCCAACAGCTTCATCTCCATACCCAAGATGGAGGTCAAAACTTATTCCAAAAGCAACTCGCTCACACCAAAGAAAACTGTCAGGCGGATCATCTCTGACAGTAACAGTTCAGATGAGGATGACAGGACATTGTGTTTCACGCCAGCACCAACACCACGGCAACAAGCCCAGCAAACAAATACCAAGGCTAGAGACTCTGGCAGCATGAGCTCTAAACAACAGAAAGACAAGAATAAAGTCAAGAAGAAGCGGAAGAAGGAGAGCAAAAATAACGCCAGTAAAGAAGTCCGGTTTGGTAAAATCAACGACAAATTTTGTACATCTGATTCTGATTGTGGGGATATGGAGAGTGAGGACGACAAGGGCTCAAATAGTATGAAGGACTCTTCTGCAGCGAGCCTGAAAGAATCCTCCGGCTTTAacgcatcctcctcctcttcccatGGTAACTTGAACTCTCAGAAACAAGCTCAGTCATTAGCAGAACAGCATCCAAAGCAGTggaggacagatggatggaaGACGGTGTCATCTCCTACATGGTCAGATGTCAGTTCTCTCTCAGATTCAGTCAGAACAAGACTCTCCAGTGAGTCTGACTACTCCTCCGCTGATTCCAGTGTAGAGTCAATAAAACAAGTTAAGAGGAAAGCACAGGAGAgcaaaaagaagaacaacaatgTGCACAGTAACGCTGTAGACAAGAAAAATTCTGAGCTCTTCAAAAACTCCAGTGTGGACAGTGCCGTGTCCAAAACTGATGTCGACGGCAAAGTGCTGAAGAAGCACAAAGTGAAGCATaagcacaaaaataaagaaaaggacAAGACTCCGAGTCTAGTGCTTAATCAGGACATGAATGAGAAATTTGTCAAAAGTTATTCCTTTGATTTTGATGACTCAAGACAGAAGTCCCTGATCGTTGAGTCCGAATCACCGGCTGAGAGCAAAGTCAAGTTGTCCAAACACGATAAAGACCATTCAAAAAAGGAGGACAGGATATTGAAGAGTAAGTCAGAAGAGAAGGATTGGTCATCTGGTAAAGATCAGCATCGAACaacaaaggaggagaaaaataagaaaacaaaggacTCCACTAAGGATAAAACAAgcaaggaggagagggagaagcctGCAAAAtctgaaaaggaaagaaatcttaaagagaaagagaagccCAAGGAGGATAAACAAAAAGCTcacaaagaggagaagaagaaaaagtccaAAGAGAAGTCATCCTCGAAGGCAGACAGGAAAAGTgagcagaaagaggaaaaacatcttAAGgtagacaaagagaaaaacaccaaggaggagaaagaaaaaagtaaaaaagacaaGGCACAGAAAGACGACGCTGACTATGAAAGTTATGACGTCAACAACCGTTTCCTCAATCTGGAGGACACGAAGCTCAGTGCCTCGGATGACCACCATGACAGATGGGGCTCTGAGATGTCGTCTGACTCCTCCCTCTATGAAGATAGTTGGGACGCTCCCATTAAAGAGTACAAGGAATACAAAGCCAACAACTCCGTTAAACTGATTGTTGAGACTGTTAAAGAAGAGACACGCAGAAAAGAGAACAAAGTCAAGGACAAGAAGTCGGATCACAGTGAGAAAAGATCAGAGAAAGAGGCCACttcaagaaagaaagacaaagactcctcagaaaagacaaatgaaaagaaaaaagactggtcagaaaaacaaaaactaaactcaAGTCACTcagttgaaaaagaaaagaagcggAAGGAGTCCACTGACGgagtcaaagacaaaaaagacaaggaTTCTCTGGACAGCAGTCGAGACCGCAAAGACTCGCATGAGTccttaaaagaaagaaaggacatCAAAATCAAGCAGGAATCTACAAGAGACGAGTATGGCAATGATGCTTTCTTCAAAGACATTGATGCCAGCAAGTCCTGTGATATCAGAGAAAGAAACCACTCTggaaaggagaaagaaaagaaaggcgAGGGAacagaaaagagggaaaagatAAAAGCAGACaagcacaaagacaaaacaagagacagaggagttgatcaggagaaggagaagagtgAGAAAAGCTCCACAGAAAAACTTGCTAAGGAAAAGGACACAGACCGGGCTACCAAAGACAAGAAGGAGGGAGCCAAAGACAAACATAAAGAGTCTcatggcaaagaaaaagatcgaAAGATGTCTTCGGAACTGACCAAGGATAAGAAAGAAAAGTGCTCCCAGGACAAACATGCAGACAGGGAGAAAGATTTCTTGGAgataaagaaagaggagagaaaacccGAGAAAATCCGGGAGAAAACATGGTACAAGATAGCTGACATATTCACTGATGAAagtgatgacgatgatgacagCTACAATAGTGGTGTCCTCGTGTCTGACTCCGTCCGAAAAGACTCAACACCTGATCAGGATGAGCTGGATCACTTCCCCTctgaaaaaagtagaaaatctTCCTTGGAGACAAAACATAACACAGAAAAGGCAAAAGacaaagaacacaaagaaaagaagaaagaaaaggccACATTTGACACAGGTAAAGAGAGGAAAGGCTCCCTCGAGAAACACAATAAAGACAAGAAGGACTGTGTAGATGCAAAACataaggaaagaaaagacaggaTGTCAGTGGACTCAAAccaagacaagaaaaacaagcagaagCTGCTGGACAAAAGGGACACCAgtgaggaaaagacaaaaagtaaatataaagaCAAGCTGGACCAttctaaagaaagaaaaccttcAAAAGGCAGTGGTGAGAATGAAAAGTCCCTTTTGGAAAAATTAGAAGAGGAAGCTATGAATGACTACAAGGACGACTCCAATGACAAGAACAGTGAAATCTCTTCAGATAGTTTCACCGACAGAGGTCACGAGCCAGTCCTCACTAGTAGTTACTATGAATCCATCAGTCTGGCTGATGTGTCCGAGGACAGGAGAGACTCTTTGTCCATATCTACGCCCCAGGACAAGTTCCGAGAGAAGGAAAGGCATCGgcattcatcttcatcttcgtcTAAGAAAAGCCATGACAAGGATAAAGAAAAGGTcaagaaagaaaagggagatAAACGTGACAAGACAGAGGAGATCAGAGAGTCCTACAGCCGCAGAGAAAGCCTACCTTTTGAGAAAGAGCCCATGCCCCTTGAAGCTGACCCTTACACATTTCCATATGGAGGTAAGGGAGATGGAGAAGATGACTTTGAGAAAACACTggaatttgaaaaagaaatgtccaagaaggacaaagacaaaggatcTGGTGTCATCAGTGACAGAATgaaggacaaaaagaaaaaggagaaacatAAGGAAAAAATTAAGGAGGAGAAGAATAAGTACCTTGATGGTTTTGGGTCATTTAAACACTCCAAAGAGGATGTCAAATCAGGATTGAAAGACAGCCCTCAGATCACCGTTCTGAAAGACAGGTCAAAAGAAGACAGTCctaaatttgaaatgaagaaagagagaaatcgGGACACATTGGACAAAGATAACCGAATGGATCAAATTAAATCTAAGACCaaggatgaaaatgaaaagctctCTCAGTCCAAAGACACAGGTCGGAAAGATAATCGTCCACGTGAAAAACTGCTAGTGGATGATGATTATCAAATGACAAGTTTTGGCCAGATGTTGAGTCTAAAGGACCAGGAGATtgaagagaaacacaagagacacaaagaAAGGATGAAGCAGATGGAGAAACTGAGACCCAAGTCAGGGGACCCAAAACTTAAAGACAAAACCAAGTCCACAGAGGAAGTCAGAAAAAACCGCAGTGAGCTATCTTCAAAGAAATCCAACAGTCTTGAATCTGGACTTAAAGAGAAGAAGCTGAAGGATGTGGGTCTTCCTCCCCAAATGATGTCCCCAGGCAGGAAGTTCCAGCCTCCAGACagtcaaaactcaaaagactGGCTTGGTAGCCACCAAATGAAGGAGCATCTCCCTGCCTCTCCTAGGCCAGATCAGAACAGGCCAACTGGTGTTCCCACACCAACGTCTGTCATCTCCTGTCCCAGTTTTGAAGAAGTAATGCAGACTCCTCGAACCCCATCTTGCAGTGCAGAGGATTACCCTGATATCATGTTGGATGGGTTGGACTGTCAGAACTCATCAGCTATGACTATGTCAATGAATGCTTGTTCCCCATCCTTCTTTGAAAG GTACTCTAATCCCCAGAGCTTCCAGGAAGGCACCTGCCCTACCCCTGCGAAGAACCTCCAGCTGCCACTTGTCAGTCGTTCTGCATCCTCAGATGTCCGCCGGCCCCTGGAGGATGAGTTCAAGGCTGAAGCTGACAAATTCCTTCGACAGCAGCAAACTGATCCAGAGGTGGACTTTGATCCATCGTCCTCCCAAACTCTAGAGGACAAATCAGCAACAATAGATAGGCTAGAGTGCCTGTCAACTCACTACTTTTCTCCAATCGGTATGTTGTCCCCCCGGCTGGAGCCAGCACACCCAACACCGGATGTGGCAGCACCAGCTGTTACTGGCCCTGAGGGTAATGAGCACCTTCCTGAAAGTGTATACAGTTACTTGCCCAAACCTTCCACTCCAGTTCATAGGCCAGACCCTCAGGAGCCCTGCTTTGACATTGCTGCACCACCAACGCCAGCTCCTGCGGCCTTGCCACCACTGGACATCGATGACATCTCAGAGCCTCATCATAGTGAACCTAACCTGGTCCTGTCAGATCTTCCTTCTGTCACAGAAGAGCAGGAACAGGAAGACGAGGACgacgaagaagaggaggaagatgaagaagacgaagaggaagaagaagaagaagaagaagaagaagagggtgatATGGATGAGAGAGGTGATGGAGACCATTGTGTAGTTGAGGAGCCTGAGCAAACAAGGGACCCATGTCCCTTCTCCCCTCAGGTTGAGGACCCCCTGAGAAAGAGCTGGCCTGCTGAGTCTCCAGACAGGCACGATTCAGAGGTCCATCAGCTCTCCCCAACCCAAACTGGACCTAACCAAGGAGAGGACTGCTATGAACACAGCATGGGTTGGAACCCTGATATGGACCTCAAATCACCCAACCGGACGTATGGGGAAATAGAAGCTGCCGTCTCTAAAATCACCAGTCCTTATTCACATTCAGACAGTGACATGCAGCACTCTGTACACCCTTCGATCACTCCCCCATATGCTACCTGGAATAGGTGGCCCAAAGAGGACCCAGAAGACTTTGATGAGCAAAAGGAGGCTGTGGCTGACATCCCCTCCTCTCCAGAGAGGCATGACACAACTATGGATGGGGAACCCAACTATTTAAACACCTCATCCTCCTCCAATAGGCTGGAGTCATTCTTTCAGGAATGCAACAAACCTAGTATAGATGATAGTCACCAGATTGACACAGAGCCAACATGTGTAGAACCAGACAACAGACAGACCCCACACAGTTTCAGTGATACCACTGAGGGTCACCTGGTTCCACCGGTTGGCCCCGAGCCTGTGGTGCCCTGGGCAGACCCATTCTCGGCTGATGCAGATGAACTGGATGACCTGGGACCATTTTCTTTGCCAGACTTACCACTACCAGACAAGTCAGAAGAAGCTGAGCCTCGAGACCCCGAACTAGTGGACCACACCAAAATTGTGCCGAGCCACATCAGACATAGCATAACAGACAGAGAAGACCCAGACATCATGGAGGTTGACCTTCCAAGCCTGGCTAAGACACCATGCCCTGCTGCAGACCTAAGTTTGGGAGAGCCCACTGGACAAGATTTAGTTGTACCATCACCGCATGACAACTTTCAGCAAGACTTGGATGTTGAACCCCAGAGTGTACCAGTTAACAGTGCTCTGTCTCTTATTCAACAACAGGAAAGGCAAGAACCTTATGGAGGACCCGATGAGTTGGAGTCCAATATATTGTATTCCTCAGTGAAATCAGATGCCAGTCAGCAACATCACATACAGATCCACTCATTCACTGAGTCACTGCAGTTACCCCTGGACTCAGTGTCTACTCTCAAGCCAGAGGTGAGACAGGAGGAGATGCCTGAGCCTGCAGCAGAACCTGTGCCATGCAGTCCTCTTCCTCAGCCCCCAGTGGCAGTCAACCTTCCTAGCACAGTGGAACTACCAGACACTCAGGAGACCACGTCCAAGCTAACCCCAGTAACCCTGACCACTGTATCCACCGTTATAGATATGCCTAAGAAGGTAGATGAAATCCCACAAAGAATAACCCGCAATCGCGCCAAGAACAATCCCCCTACTGTTGTTGTCCCTTCTACCTCTAGCATAATAACCTCATCTGCCACTGCCACCCCTGTTACCACCAGTCCAACAGCAAGCATCACCCTGATCCCTACGAGAACCCCAACACCCACCTCAGGCTCTTCCTTCTCAACTCTGAAGAAGGACAAAGAGTCTCTGCTTCACGTCTCCTCCACTGCAACAAATACAGTCTCCGCAGTTTCTGTACCTGCTTCTGTGACGACGTCCGCAACGGTGGTTCTCAGTAGGACGACAAAAGGACGCCCTCTCCAAGTGGACGATGACGAGTCTCAGACCCAGCACCCACGGAAGAGGAAATTTGCTCGTTCTGCTGGGCAGCACGTCCAGGTCCAGCTGGTAAACACGGCAATGCAGCAGACAAGAGAAATGATTCAGCAGACTTTGGCCGTAGTAGTAAATGCCATCAAGCTGGACGATATCGAGCCCTACCACAGTGACCGTTCGAACCCTTACTTTGAGTACCTGCAGATCAGGAAGAAGAttgaggagaagaggaagatttTGTGTTACATCACCCCACAGGCCCCTCAGTGCTAcgctgaatatgtgacctacacGGGCTCTTACCTGCTGGATGGAAAGCCCCTCAGCAAACTTCACATCCCTGTG ATTGCACCGCCTCCGTCGCTGTCGGAACCTCTGAAGGAACTCTTCAGACAACAGGAGGCAGTAAGAGGGAAGCTCAGGTTGCAGCACAGCATAGAACGG GAGAAGCTGATTGTTTCCTGTGAGCAGGAGGTTCTGAGGGTCCACTGCAGAGCAGCGAGGACAATAGCCAATCAGGCTGTTCCATTCAGCGCCTGCACCATGCTTTTGGACTCTGAAGTGTACAATATGCCATCAGAGAGCCAG GGTGATGAGAACAAATCCGTGAGAGACCGCTTCAACGCTCGGCAGTTCATTTCTTGGATTCAGGATGTGGATGACAAATATGACCGCATGAAG ACATGTTTGTTGATGCGGCAGCAGCACGAGGCAGCCGCCCTCAACGCAGTGCAAAGGATGGAGTGGCAGTTGAAGGTCCAAGAGCTGGACCCAGCGGGGCACAAGTCCCTCTGTGTCAACGAAGTGCCGTCCTTCTATGTGCCAATGGTTGATGTCAATGACGACTTTGTCCTTCTGCCTGCGTGA